In Dyadobacter sp. NIV53, a single window of DNA contains:
- a CDS encoding metallophosphoesterase family protein, protein MIPSSSGFLLRVTLITCFIFFCYAPIFAQDNKSYPASEFPDRVILGFKGNPAVSQAVNWRTNEQVSDAIAAIHEADPSPDFRPNALIVKALTQAVQMDGKTVHYHEVNFTGLKPATQYVYRVGGGSHWSEWFHFTTASDKPEPVSFLYFGDAQNDIRSLWSRTIRGAYSTLPKANLMIHAGDLINRSNTDYEWGEWFEAGGWVNGMVPSLATPGNHEYYKDKEGNPQVSMHWKPQFALPENGPEGLSETAYYIDYQGIRFITLNSQAAIIDSVTMNKQAVWFENAAKDQPNRWVVVIHHHPIYSTKNGRDNDEWRLKMEPLYKKYKVDIVLQGHDHTYGRGINMPLGQSRKKPDGPIYVVSVSGPKMYDIGLQNWMDRAASNTQLYQVITIDQKKLEFKAYTVNGDLYDSFDLEKDKNGQNTLVELSNSLKIKERLDLPEHYQKSFKKEELKEYNERFQEYKKRKGLK, encoded by the coding sequence ATGATACCAAGTTCAAGTGGTTTTCTATTAAGGGTTACTCTGATTACCTGTTTCATCTTTTTTTGCTACGCTCCTATTTTTGCCCAGGATAACAAATCCTATCCTGCTTCTGAATTTCCTGATCGGGTTATTCTTGGTTTTAAAGGAAACCCTGCTGTTTCACAAGCGGTTAACTGGCGTACCAATGAACAGGTTTCCGATGCAATTGCAGCCATTCACGAAGCTGATCCGTCTCCTGATTTTCGGCCAAATGCACTAATTGTAAAAGCACTGACACAAGCTGTGCAAATGGATGGCAAAACAGTGCATTATCACGAAGTTAATTTTACGGGTTTAAAACCTGCCACGCAATATGTTTACCGCGTAGGTGGTGGTTCCCACTGGAGTGAATGGTTTCATTTTACAACAGCATCTGATAAACCGGAGCCGGTATCATTTCTTTATTTCGGTGATGCACAAAATGACATTCGTTCTTTATGGTCGAGGACTATTCGCGGTGCTTATTCAACACTTCCGAAGGCGAATTTGATGATCCATGCCGGAGACCTGATCAACCGGTCTAACACAGATTATGAATGGGGCGAATGGTTTGAGGCGGGCGGCTGGGTAAATGGTATGGTTCCAAGTCTGGCAACACCAGGAAATCATGAATATTATAAAGACAAAGAGGGTAATCCACAAGTGTCGATGCATTGGAAACCTCAGTTTGCTTTGCCTGAAAATGGTCCGGAAGGGTTATCAGAAACTGCTTATTATATTGACTATCAAGGCATACGATTTATAACCTTGAATTCACAAGCTGCCATAATTGATTCTGTAACAATGAATAAACAGGCGGTCTGGTTTGAAAATGCAGCAAAAGACCAACCCAATCGCTGGGTGGTTGTGATCCATCACCATCCTATCTATTCTACCAAAAATGGTAGAGACAATGATGAATGGCGTTTGAAAATGGAACCACTTTATAAAAAATATAAGGTTGATATCGTATTGCAGGGCCACGACCATACTTATGGAAGAGGTATTAATATGCCGTTGGGACAAAGCAGAAAAAAACCGGACGGCCCCATTTATGTAGTATCCGTAAGCGGGCCGAAAATGTATGATATTGGTTTGCAAAACTGGATGGATCGTGCTGCGTCCAATACACAATTGTATCAGGTAATTACAATTGACCAGAAAAAGCTTGAATTTAAAGCATACACCGTAAATGGTGATTTATACGACTCCTTTGACCTGGAAAAAGATAAAAACGGGCAAAACACATTGGTAGAACTTTCTAATTCTTTAAAAATAAAGGAAAGACTCGACTTGCCGGAACACTACCAGAAAAGTTTTAAAAAGGAAGAATTAAAGGAATACAACGAGCGTTTCCAGGAATATAAAAAACGGAAAGGATTAAAATAA
- a CDS encoding DUF5615 family PIN-like protein, giving the protein MKILLDECFTKRLKNHLMEFEVSTVRELGLSGTKNGKLMTFCVENNFDILLTIDKNLMFQQNLEKYPVTIVVLNSFTSKIEELISFLPSLKSQVTILQKHKAYIIDK; this is encoded by the coding sequence ATGAAAATTTTGCTTGACGAATGTTTTACTAAACGATTGAAAAACCATTTAATGGAATTTGAAGTTTCGACGGTAAGAGAATTGGGACTTAGTGGAACCAAAAATGGTAAATTAATGACATTTTGTGTTGAAAATAATTTTGATATTTTACTGACTATTGACAAAAATTTGATGTTTCAACAAAATCTAGAAAAATATCCAGTCACTATAGTCGTTCTGAATAGTTTTACCAGTAAAATTGAAGAGCTAATTAGCTTTTTGCCATCATTAAAATCGCAAGTTACCATACTGCAAAAACATAAGGCTTATATTATAGATAAATGA
- a CDS encoding DUF433 domain-containing protein — MEGRVINIDPEILGGTPVFFGTRVPIKNLFDYLETGDNIETFLEDFEGVSKNQVIKVLEMSQKLIETSTNILNENFA, encoded by the coding sequence ATGGAAGGGCGGGTAATAAATATTGATCCTGAAATTTTAGGCGGTACACCAGTTTTCTTTGGAACGAGAGTACCCATTAAAAATTTATTTGATTATTTGGAAACGGGTGACAACATTGAAACTTTCCTTGAAGATTTTGAGGGTGTTAGTAAAAATCAGGTTATAAAGGTTCTGGAAATGTCTCAGAAATTAATTGAAACATCAACAAACATTCTAAATGAAAATTTTGCTTGA
- a CDS encoding radical SAM protein: protein MKKKTLFITPPFTQLNTPYPATAYLKGFLNTLGRESYQADLGIDVILALFSSKGLKKLFSDLDNSDAELTENSYRIYSLKDDYISTIDPVIRFLKNNNPTLAHSICDRSYLPEASRFQQLEDMDWAFGTMGIHDKARHFATLYLEDLGDLIQEAVDPHFGFSRYAERLGRSATHFDEMEAALESTDTLLSQILTLLLEQKIQKYQPDMVCITVPFPGNLYGGFKCGQYLKKHHPNIKVVMGGGFANTELRSLKESRVFNYIDFICLDDGEAPLLSLLEYLDGEREITQLKRVYSRVNGEVIYHNGANEKDVPQRDTGTPDYSDLPLHDYLSVIEIVNPMHRLWSDGRWNKLTLAHGCYWGKCSFCDISLDYIRRYEPMTAGLLCDRIEEIIEQTRQNGFHFVDEAAPPALLRDLALEIIRRKLTVVWWTNIRFEKNFTHDLCLLLKASGCIAISGGLEVASDRLLERMKKGVTVAQVARVADAFTQAGIMVHAYLMYGFPTQTAQETIDALEMVRQLFQQGIVQSGFWHRFAMTAHSPVGLHPEEFDVMRIGPDTGKFANNDLEHLDPLGADHDLFAEGLRKSLFNYMHSVCLDFPLSRWFDFKVPSTSVSPKYIEKSVRDLPDSVSRPNALVTWLGSLPELSVFEEKRGKKIYEVAELIFYNKKKEWAVEAEVEIAEWLVEIMPKILIANPETYAFELLRNDFESLGLGSFETLVQSKTWADLRKGGLLIV from the coding sequence TTGAAAAAGAAAACACTATTTATTACCCCGCCATTTACCCAGCTCAATACACCGTATCCTGCAACTGCTTATCTCAAAGGGTTTTTGAATACTTTGGGAAGAGAATCGTATCAGGCTGATTTGGGTATTGATGTGATTCTGGCATTGTTTTCTTCAAAAGGGCTAAAAAAGCTTTTCTCGGATCTTGATAATTCTGATGCGGAACTAACGGAAAACAGTTACCGGATTTATTCGCTGAAAGATGATTATATATCTACGATTGATCCGGTTATCAGATTTTTAAAAAATAACAATCCAACTCTGGCCCATAGTATTTGTGACCGAAGTTATCTGCCGGAAGCCAGCCGTTTTCAGCAGCTTGAAGATATGGACTGGGCTTTTGGTACAATGGGAATTCATGATAAAGCCCGTCATTTTGCTACTTTATATCTTGAAGATCTGGGTGATCTCATACAAGAGGCCGTTGATCCCCATTTTGGATTCAGCCGTTATGCAGAGCGTTTAGGCAGATCAGCAACGCATTTTGATGAAATGGAGGCTGCCCTGGAATCTACTGATACACTTTTATCTCAAATACTAACACTTTTACTGGAACAGAAAATCCAGAAATACCAGCCTGACATGGTTTGTATTACAGTTCCATTTCCGGGTAATTTATATGGTGGATTTAAGTGCGGACAGTATTTAAAAAAACATCATCCAAATATTAAAGTAGTCATGGGCGGCGGTTTTGCCAACACAGAATTACGTTCGTTAAAAGAATCACGCGTTTTTAATTATATAGATTTTATCTGTCTGGATGATGGAGAGGCGCCGCTATTATCATTACTTGAATATCTGGACGGCGAAAGGGAAATAACACAATTGAAACGGGTTTATTCACGTGTTAACGGTGAAGTAATTTATCATAATGGTGCTAATGAAAAAGACGTCCCGCAACGTGATACCGGCACACCGGATTACAGCGATTTGCCTTTACACGATTATTTGTCAGTAATAGAAATTGTAAATCCTATGCACCGGCTTTGGAGCGATGGCCGCTGGAATAAGCTTACGCTCGCGCATGGATGTTATTGGGGTAAATGCTCTTTTTGTGATATATCACTGGATTATATCAGGCGGTACGAGCCGATGACAGCCGGACTGCTTTGCGATCGTATTGAAGAGATTATAGAACAAACCCGGCAAAACGGATTTCATTTTGTAGATGAGGCTGCACCACCAGCGTTGTTACGGGATCTGGCACTGGAAATTATACGCAGAAAACTAACTGTTGTCTGGTGGACGAATATTCGTTTTGAAAAGAATTTTACACATGACCTGTGCTTGCTGCTGAAAGCTTCGGGATGTATTGCCATTTCCGGTGGGTTGGAAGTTGCATCTGACCGTTTGCTCGAACGTATGAAAAAGGGCGTAACGGTTGCACAGGTGGCAAGAGTTGCGGATGCATTTACGCAGGCTGGTATTATGGTGCATGCGTATCTAATGTATGGTTTCCCCACACAGACCGCTCAGGAAACGATTGATGCGTTGGAAATGGTGAGGCAATTATTTCAGCAGGGAATTGTCCAGTCCGGTTTTTGGCATCGTTTCGCAATGACTGCACACAGTCCGGTTGGTTTGCATCCGGAAGAATTTGATGTTATGCGTATCGGGCCGGATACGGGTAAATTTGCAAATAACGATCTGGAACACCTAGATCCATTAGGGGCCGATCATGATCTTTTTGCGGAAGGATTGAGAAAATCACTTTTCAATTACATGCATAGCGTTTGCCTGGATTTTCCACTTTCACGCTGGTTTGATTTTAAAGTTCCTTCCACTTCCGTTTCTCCGAAATATATTGAAAAAAGTGTCCGCGACTTACCGGATTCCGTTAGCAGGCCAAATGCGCTTGTAACCTGGTTAGGAAGTTTGCCAGAATTATCAGTGTTTGAGGAGAAAAGGGGTAAAAAGATTTATGAAGTTGCCGAACTGATTTTTTATAACAAAAAGAAAGAATGGGCTGTTGAAGCGGAAGTTGAAATAGCAGAATGGCTGGTAGAGATCATGCCAAAAATCCTGATCGCCAATCCGGAAACTTATGCTTTTGAATTGTTAAGAAATGATTTTGAATCTTTGGGATTGGGGAGTTTTGAGACGCTGGTTCAGTCCAAAACCTGGGCAGATCTGAGAAAAGGCGGTTTGCTGATAGTTTAG
- the nagA gene encoding N-acetylglucosamine-6-phosphate deacetylase: MQEKLFAKNVYTGNEILKDQLITVENGKINAISHSAYSPEVKIVNNLAAGFFDSHINGGEKFYFTQKADEETIDDIYQASFQTGTAYVLPTLITSPQDNILKGIEAIKSYQKKNPGSGVLGMHLEGPFLNPVKRGAHLTEYVRKPTNADLEEIIHYGKDVISLMTIAPEMFTTDQIQMLLDSGITISAGHSNATYEEAAKAFSQGINLVTHLYNAMSAFGHRQPGLVGATFDTPSVYAPVIIDGVHCDFAAASVAYMIKKDKLFLISDALFLGEKVTEFKWGEFDAYLKDGRYTNSDGNLAGATISLGDAVRNAVQKINIPVQEAIEMATIRPAKALGLSNKIGQIAVGFPAVFTTFDDGLEKFEVLKY; the protein is encoded by the coding sequence ATGCAGGAAAAATTATTTGCAAAGAACGTTTACACAGGGAATGAAATCCTTAAAGATCAGTTGATTACAGTTGAAAACGGGAAAATAAACGCTATTTCCCATTCTGCTTATTCACCGGAAGTTAAAATTGTAAATAATCTTGCAGCCGGGTTTTTCGATAGCCATATCAATGGTGGAGAGAAATTTTATTTTACACAAAAAGCGGATGAAGAAACGATTGACGATATTTATCAGGCAAGTTTCCAGACCGGAACAGCCTACGTATTGCCAACATTAATTACATCGCCCCAGGACAATATTTTAAAAGGGATTGAAGCCATTAAAAGTTACCAGAAAAAAAATCCTGGCTCAGGCGTTTTGGGAATGCATTTGGAAGGCCCATTTTTAAACCCAGTCAAAAGAGGTGCTCATTTAACGGAATACGTTCGCAAACCAACCAATGCCGATCTTGAGGAAATAATTCATTACGGTAAAGATGTCATTAGCCTGATGACGATAGCGCCGGAAATGTTCACGACAGATCAGATCCAGATGCTTTTAGATTCAGGCATTACTATATCAGCCGGACATTCTAATGCAACTTATGAAGAGGCTGCAAAGGCTTTTTCGCAGGGAATAAACCTTGTAACGCATCTTTACAATGCCATGTCAGCATTTGGACACCGTCAGCCTGGGCTTGTTGGTGCTACTTTTGATACTCCGTCTGTTTATGCGCCAGTTATTATCGATGGCGTTCATTGCGATTTTGCAGCTGCAAGTGTCGCTTATATGATCAAAAAAGACAAACTTTTTCTTATTTCTGATGCACTGTTTTTAGGAGAAAAAGTAACTGAATTTAAATGGGGAGAATTTGATGCTTATCTGAAAGACGGAAGGTATACCAACTCAGACGGAAATCTGGCAGGAGCAACTATTTCATTGGGTGATGCTGTTCGGAATGCAGTACAAAAAATCAATATCCCGGTTCAGGAAGCAATAGAAATGGCAACGATCAGGCCTGCAAAAGCCTTGGGATTATCCAATAAAATCGGGCAGATTGCCGTTGGTTTCCCGGCTGTTTTTACCACTTTTGACGATGGGCTGGAAAAGTTTGAGGTTTTGAAATACTGA
- a CDS encoding pentapeptide repeat-containing protein: MISKGNLEVINSIDFSDREIPESEFEQFEFINCTFSSVAGIELTDCIFTDCNFSNATFANCKMNDVTFYNCKLLGVNFSETKDFGFLVKFDNCILDYAIFDNKKLNKSSFTNCKIHNADFTQADLSKCKLHNCDFWDAVFVNTNVGGVDFTTSKNFTIDPTNNNVRKAKFLSSDLAGLLTKFDIIIK; the protein is encoded by the coding sequence ATGATCAGTAAAGGAAATTTGGAAGTTATTAACAGCATAGATTTCTCGGACAGGGAAATACCGGAAAGTGAGTTTGAACAATTTGAATTTATTAACTGTACATTTTCCAGTGTTGCGGGAATAGAGCTTACGGATTGTATTTTTACCGATTGCAATTTCAGCAATGCCACGTTTGCAAATTGTAAAATGAACGACGTGACTTTTTATAATTGCAAGTTATTGGGCGTTAATTTTTCGGAGACTAAAGACTTCGGTTTTTTGGTAAAATTCGATAACTGCATTTTAGATTATGCTATTTTTGATAACAAAAAACTGAACAAAAGCAGCTTCACCAATTGCAAAATCCACAATGCTGACTTTACTCAGGCAGATTTATCAAAATGCAAACTGCATAATTGTGACTTTTGGGATGCTGTATTTGTCAATACCAATGTAGGTGGAGTAGACTTTACAACCAGTAAAAATTTCACGATTGATCCGACTAATAATAATGTGAGAAAAGCCAAGTTCCTTTCATCCGATCTGGCAGGGCTTCTTACAAAATTTGATATAATTATTAAATGA
- the trxA gene encoding thioredoxin, with protein MSSFKELINGNKPVLVDFSAEWCGPCKMMKPILDTLKSDLGDAATIIKVDVDKNPSAAQAYKIQGVPTLIVFKHGKPMWRQSGVVQADQLKSVIKKYL; from the coding sequence ATGTCTTCATTCAAAGAACTTATAAATGGGAACAAACCCGTACTCGTTGATTTTTCAGCTGAATGGTGTGGCCCATGTAAAATGATGAAACCTATTTTGGATACATTAAAATCTGATTTGGGCGATGCTGCAACAATCATCAAGGTAGATGTGGATAAAAATCCATCCGCTGCACAGGCATACAAAATTCAGGGGGTTCCTACACTGATCGTTTTCAAACATGGAAAACCAATGTGGAGACAGTCTGGAGTAGTACAGGCGGACCAGCTTAAATCAGTAATTAAAAAATATTTGTAA
- a CDS encoding acyltransferase codes for MRERVEQLDGLRGIFALLVVAHHHNAFKNSILYNNFFVINSSLFVDFFFVLSGFVIAMNYIGKLSTGQDFFQFIKKRFFRLYPLLFYSEIVFLIANLTGEHSVLKNSSNLGLSYYFLTALDTLTFMGSTPVLGGWIGLNYPAWSISSEMISYVFFGLILLFIPKQKNLAFLAIILFAGIFIIDRDEYLLTYDYGFIRGLLCFCIGIFTFEIIKNRNLELSFLEIPYLILLVSMMYLVHHYQLNVWKLVFPFIFSAGIFVFCNSTGFVTKMLSNRLFQYLGRISYSIYLNHAIVLIFVNIILFRMLKSPQTEWMIGFSLFISIAITIIYSHFTYEWIEKRFGQFLKKTF; via the coding sequence ATGAGAGAAAGAGTAGAACAACTCGATGGATTACGAGGCATTTTTGCTCTCCTTGTAGTGGCCCATCATCACAATGCTTTTAAAAATTCCATCCTTTACAACAACTTTTTTGTAATCAATTCAAGTCTGTTTGTAGATTTTTTCTTCGTGCTGAGCGGATTTGTAATTGCTATGAATTACATCGGTAAGCTAAGTACAGGGCAGGATTTTTTCCAGTTTATAAAAAAACGTTTCTTCCGCCTTTATCCGCTTTTATTTTATTCTGAAATTGTGTTTCTGATCGCCAATCTCACTGGTGAACACAGTGTATTAAAAAATTCATCCAATCTCGGCCTTTCCTATTATTTCCTGACTGCCCTGGATACACTTACCTTCATGGGATCTACACCTGTATTGGGTGGCTGGATCGGGCTCAATTATCCTGCCTGGTCTATTTCTTCTGAAATGATATCCTATGTCTTTTTTGGGCTTATTCTGCTCTTTATTCCAAAGCAAAAAAACCTGGCGTTCCTGGCAATTATACTTTTTGCAGGTATTTTTATTATTGATCGCGATGAATATCTGCTGACTTATGACTACGGTTTTATCAGAGGGCTGCTTTGTTTTTGTATAGGAATTTTTACGTTTGAAATTATCAAAAACCGGAATTTAGAATTATCATTTTTAGAAATCCCTTATTTGATTTTACTGGTTTCAATGATGTATCTGGTGCATCACTATCAGCTAAATGTTTGGAAACTGGTATTTCCTTTTATCTTTTCTGCCGGCATATTTGTTTTCTGTAATTCGACAGGTTTTGTTACAAAAATGCTGAGTAACAGGCTTTTTCAATATTTGGGACGTATCTCCTACTCTATTTATCTCAACCACGCTATTGTTCTGATATTTGTAAACATCATTCTTTTCAGAATGTTAAAATCCCCTCAAACCGAATGGATGATCGGATTTTCCCTGTTTATTTCTATTGCCATTACCATCATCTATTCTCATTTCACGTATGAATGGATTGAGAAACGATTTGGCCAGTTTCTGAAAAAGACATTTTGA
- a CDS encoding glycosyltransferase family 2 protein has product MKSLQESTRDLREFISVLKIKKENSGHFPKLTIITPSYNQADYLERTILSVLNQNYPNLEYIIIDGGSTDHSVEVIKKYENHLTYWVSEKDRGQVHAINKALERATGEYIGFQNSDDVYFPGTFKRFGEATVKKPDDILYGDLFMVSTTDEVTEILKTTSYSLTCQVLEGMQIHNQSLFFKKTLVDKYGKFDESYRFAFDYEFITRYTAEGTTSVRKVEGLGGALRVHADAKSSTIAHVGEEEHVKIQKLYIPSIGFPALNKLRYLWCRLRKTAYFALKFDFKYISYRLSR; this is encoded by the coding sequence ATGAAATCCCTCCAAGAAAGTACACGTGATTTGCGTGAATTCATTTCGGTATTAAAAATAAAAAAGGAAAATTCAGGTCATTTCCCGAAACTTACCATCATCACGCCGTCATATAACCAGGCAGATTATTTAGAAAGAACGATTCTCAGTGTTTTAAATCAAAATTACCCGAATCTGGAATATATCATTATTGACGGCGGCTCAACAGACCACAGCGTAGAAGTAATAAAAAAATACGAAAATCACCTTACTTACTGGGTTTCGGAAAAAGACCGCGGGCAGGTACATGCTATAAATAAGGCACTTGAAAGAGCAACCGGCGAATATATAGGTTTTCAAAATTCTGATGATGTATATTTCCCTGGTACGTTTAAGCGTTTTGGAGAAGCAACTGTGAAAAAGCCGGATGACATTCTGTATGGTGATCTTTTCATGGTTTCAACAACGGATGAAGTTACTGAAATACTAAAAACTACTTCTTATAGCCTTACTTGTCAGGTACTTGAAGGAATGCAGATTCATAATCAGTCGCTGTTTTTCAAAAAAACACTGGTGGATAAATATGGAAAGTTTGATGAATCTTATCGTTTTGCCTTTGATTATGAATTTATCACCCGCTACACAGCAGAAGGTACAACGAGCGTTAGGAAAGTAGAAGGCCTGGGCGGAGCACTGAGGGTGCATGCAGATGCCAAATCCTCAACCATTGCACATGTAGGAGAAGAAGAGCATGTAAAAATCCAGAAATTGTACATTCCTTCCATTGGCTTCCCGGCTCTCAACAAATTGAGGTATCTTTGGTGCCGATTACGTAAAACGGCGTATTTCGCTCTAAAATTTGATTTTAAATATATAAGTTACAGATTATCCAGATGA
- a CDS encoding DUF5672 family protein, producing the protein MKELVSVIIPVLDPNLNPTEERILHHCLEALANYPIVFITFEKADLSIIREHQKEIDVVYFPKEYFQSRETLGKLFLMEDFYHQFSWASFLLIHELNSWVIKDELYYWCKSGYDYLKAAPVSKKQGSFQNFFEDISLIKGLNHTEKLRLGSSFQDNGLYLCLVERMIATLKGKQKTAYNYRHHQDLLNRDALFWEIEANRFWPNLRKPTPIVQNYFCQYVDHQITQSELKDKLPFALTGINGTNINSLPYFK; encoded by the coding sequence ATGAAAGAGCTTGTATCTGTAATAATTCCTGTATTAGATCCAAATCTTAACCCGACCGAAGAGCGGATACTGCATCATTGCCTGGAGGCATTGGCCAATTACCCGATCGTTTTCATCACATTTGAAAAAGCAGATCTGAGTATCATCAGAGAGCATCAGAAGGAAATAGATGTTGTATATTTTCCCAAAGAATATTTTCAGTCACGGGAAACGCTCGGAAAGCTTTTCCTGATGGAAGATTTTTACCACCAGTTCAGCTGGGCCAGTTTCTTGCTTATTCATGAACTGAATAGCTGGGTAATAAAAGATGAACTGTATTACTGGTGCAAGTCTGGTTATGATTATTTAAAAGCAGCACCTGTTTCCAAAAAACAAGGAAGTTTTCAGAATTTTTTTGAAGATATTTCACTGATTAAAGGATTAAACCATACTGAAAAATTGAGATTGGGAAGCAGTTTTCAGGATAACGGCTTATACCTGTGCCTTGTTGAACGAATGATTGCCACGCTTAAAGGCAAACAGAAAACTGCCTACAATTACAGGCATCACCAAGATCTGTTGAACCGTGACGCTCTGTTCTGGGAGATAGAAGCCAATCGTTTCTGGCCAAATTTGCGGAAGCCAACGCCAATTGTACAAAATTATTTTTGCCAATACGTTGATCACCAAATCACCCAATCAGAATTAAAGGATAAATTACCTTTTGCTTTGACTGGCATTAACGGTACCAATATCAATAGCCTGCCCTATTTTAAATAG
- a CDS encoding glycosyl transferase, translated as MTIVFTICSINYLAQARTLGDSLKATNPDILFFIGLVDILEGVSFDDAFMPEYPMIEIDKIGIDGFDEMAARYDITELNTAVKPFYFTYFFKNYPKADNVIYFDPDIIIFKPLTQLLHSLQLHQAVLTPHINTPIEDRLTPNELHHLNTGIYNLGFAAFRRSPENLEYIQWWEEKLRYECMIDLCNGLFTDQNWMNFLPVFVKNVHIERNPGYNAAYWNLHERQFSIVDKNYFVNGDNPLIFFHYSGYDPAKPDILSKYQDRFELAERPDLTELFALYKNNLIKNGNAYYRKFPCFYIKPARVVRYLRVRKWLKKPFNYVIDQLETI; from the coding sequence ATGACCATCGTTTTTACTATTTGTTCAATCAATTACCTGGCGCAGGCGCGGACTCTCGGAGATTCGCTGAAAGCTACAAATCCTGACATACTCTTTTTTATCGGACTTGTAGATATACTTGAAGGGGTTAGTTTCGATGATGCCTTTATGCCGGAATATCCCATGATTGAAATCGACAAAATAGGCATTGACGGGTTTGACGAAATGGCTGCCAGATATGACATTACAGAATTGAACACGGCGGTTAAACCTTTCTATTTTACCTATTTTTTCAAAAATTACCCGAAAGCCGATAACGTCATTTACTTCGATCCTGACATTATCATCTTTAAGCCGTTAACACAACTGTTACATTCACTGCAACTTCATCAGGCCGTTTTAACGCCTCATATCAATACACCGATTGAAGACCGGCTGACACCAAATGAATTGCACCATTTAAATACAGGGATATATAATCTGGGTTTTGCAGCCTTTAGAAGAAGTCCTGAAAACCTGGAATATATCCAGTGGTGGGAAGAAAAGCTCCGTTACGAGTGTATGATTGACCTTTGTAACGGATTATTTACAGATCAGAACTGGATGAATTTCCTCCCTGTATTTGTAAAGAATGTGCATATTGAGCGAAATCCCGGATACAATGCGGCGTACTGGAACCTGCACGAACGCCAGTTTTCGATTGTTGATAAAAATTATTTTGTAAATGGGGATAATCCTTTGATATTTTTCCATTACAGTGGTTATGATCCGGCCAAACCCGATATACTTTCCAAATATCAGGACCGGTTTGAACTTGCGGAAAGACCTGATCTGACTGAACTTTTTGCTTTATATAAAAACAACCTTATAAAAAACGGGAACGCCTATTACCGGAAATTTCCATGCTTTTATATCAAACCTGCTCGTGTAGTACGTTACCTTCGTGTAAGAAAATGGCTTAAAAAACCTTTTAATTACGTAATTGACCAGCTCGAAACGATATAA